The Bacteroidota bacterium genome window below encodes:
- a CDS encoding T9SS type A sorting domain-containing protein encodes MRNLIVLLILIPNINLAQGLNRNWLLGYNPFPNFLNGRALIDTNNFSIIDEFRKMKFQGTQATISDSAGNMLMSSNGVWIANANNDTMDNGSGLNPGYFVNSWPDGLVISYGNILLPFPDNAQKYILYHQTENDPDFPSNVLYQSIIDLTFNNGLGKVIIKNDTILQDTLSWGIAACKHSNGRDWWVIIMKDSSDIAFTLLHTPQGVDTIFAQKLNFSSWPNGNVTQAAFSKDGKKFVTATYDDIVTKNSSIIICDFNRCTGLFSNTIEIPVTAGAYLFGHCFSSTANFIYTTDAVNVFQIDTQTLIIDTVATYDGFYSPHPWCCATTFWNMYLAANGKIYITTGSSTQHLHVINNPDSAGLACDVQQHSIDLINYLHLRAVPNHPNYYLGCDTTLGCGCATAYNQYTMDESKFNIYPNPNNGNFNIGYKAIATTSKLSVIDVNGKTILHTNFAALEQ; translated from the coding sequence ATGAGAAATTTAATTGTTTTATTAATACTAATTCCAAATATAAATTTAGCACAAGGCTTAAATCGAAATTGGTTATTGGGTTACAATCCATTTCCAAATTTTTTAAACGGTAGGGCCTTAATTGATACTAATAATTTTTCAATAATTGATGAATTTAGGAAAATGAAATTTCAAGGCACACAAGCCACAATAAGCGACAGTGCCGGAAACATGCTAATGAGTAGTAACGGTGTTTGGATAGCTAATGCAAATAATGATACAATGGATAATGGAAGCGGTTTGAATCCGGGGTATTTTGTAAATAGCTGGCCGGATGGATTAGTAATAAGTTATGGTAACATTCTACTGCCTTTTCCAGACAATGCTCAAAAATACATACTTTACCACCAAACGGAAAATGATCCTGACTTTCCCTCAAACGTACTTTATCAGAGTATAATTGATTTAACTTTTAACAATGGTTTAGGTAAAGTAATTATCAAAAATGATACAATACTGCAAGATACTTTAAGTTGGGGTATTGCAGCATGTAAACATTCAAATGGCCGCGATTGGTGGGTAATAATAATGAAGGATAGTAGTGATATTGCTTTTACATTATTACATACACCTCAAGGAGTTGATACAATTTTCGCTCAGAAATTAAATTTTAGTTCATGGCCAAATGGTAATGTTACGCAGGCTGCCTTTTCCAAGGATGGAAAAAAATTTGTTACAGCTACATATGACGACATTGTAACTAAGAACAGTTCCATTATTATTTGTGACTTTAATAGATGTACAGGATTATTTAGCAATACAATTGAAATTCCAGTAACTGCGGGGGCTTATCTTTTTGGACATTGCTTTTCATCTACAGCGAATTTTATTTATACAACAGATGCGGTGAATGTTTTCCAAATTGATACTCAAACATTAATAATAGATACAGTAGCAACCTACGATGGGTTTTACTCTCCGCATCCTTGGTGTTGTGCCACAACATTTTGGAATATGTATCTTGCTGCTAACGGCAAAATATATATTACTACCGGTAGCAGTACTCAACATTTACATGTTATTAATAATCCAGATAGTGCAGGCCTTGCTTGCGATGTACAGCAACACTCCATTGATTTAATAAATTATTTGCACCTCCGCGCTGTGCCCAACCACCCCAATTATTATTTGGGGTGCGACACTACCTTAGGCTGTGGCTGCGCCACAGCCTACAATCAATATACAATGGATGAAAGTAAATTTAATATTTACCCCAATCCAAATAATGGTAATTTTAATATTGGCTACAAAGCAATTGCCACAACAAGCAAGCTAAGTGTAATAGATGTAAATGGTAAAACCATTTTACACACAAACTTTGCCGCCTTGGAGCAATGA
- a CDS encoding T9SS type A sorting domain-containing protein, which yields MYGIMNTASRSANVSCNHVSSHTVTDTLITGIGTSISYNTNVYCNNVDSTGFGFFFGGICLGAKFKGNAMWHHFNALRLNSVAVIDTQAHAGNTWNAKNLVVNGNWDAVNYNANSFTDLALSLFTVNQNSPGIYLPQTPIVNPNNVGWFKLVLTGSEYGCASSTVCNEIDEDIPTSDELRLAIINDSALTVDFIEPSKVIAKQNLFGELSKDSIASNSNSSYEEFMAENTTEAIGKIYNSKVAFAAGEEFTETDKIAYANADSLIELFCDSIHFLENNYSINSYQNLLSNRLYYINEINLLYALKNNLIETQKQKVQTDYNGAITNTASVISIEIPIQNQKILNEIQIDLKQNGIDVLQNWQGSLQEIASMCPYIGGEAVYQARSYLSLNGDSLLYDDATICAANGIYKIKSTSFENCGIHILPNPAKDQITIHTNLKTDEAISLEIKDVIGKLVLITNCKLNNGEAKISLEHINQGTFFINIGLKNGMLYNGKIILIR from the coding sequence ATGTATGGCATAATGAATACCGCCAGCCGCAGTGCCAATGTTAGCTGCAACCATGTTAGCAGCCATACCGTAACCGATACATTAATTACCGGCATAGGCACAAGCATTAGCTACAATACAAATGTGTATTGCAACAATGTGGATAGTACGGGCTTTGGTTTTTTCTTTGGTGGCATTTGTCTGGGTGCCAAATTTAAAGGCAATGCAATGTGGCATCACTTTAATGCACTGCGATTAAATAGTGTAGCTGTAATAGATACACAAGCACATGCAGGTAATACATGGAATGCAAAAAACTTAGTAGTGAATGGTAATTGGGATGCGGTGAATTATAATGCCAATTCATTTACTGATTTGGCGCTGTCATTATTTACAGTCAATCAAAATTCGCCTGGAATATATTTACCTCAAACTCCTATTGTTAATCCGAATAATGTGGGATGGTTTAAATTAGTATTGACAGGTTCTGAATATGGTTGTGCAAGTTCTACTGTATGCAATGAAATCGATGAGGATATTCCTACTTCAGATGAATTGCGTTTAGCTATAATAAATGATAGTGCATTAACTGTAGATTTTATTGAGCCATCCAAAGTAATTGCCAAACAGAATTTGTTTGGAGAACTTTCAAAGGATAGTATAGCATCCAATTCAAACTCATCTTATGAAGAATTTATGGCCGAAAATACCACAGAGGCAATCGGCAAAATTTATAATAGCAAGGTAGCATTTGCTGCTGGAGAGGAATTTACAGAAACTGATAAAATTGCTTACGCTAATGCCGATAGTTTAATTGAATTGTTTTGTGATAGTATTCATTTTCTTGAAAACAATTATTCAATAAATTCATATCAAAATCTTTTGTCAAATAGGCTTTACTACATAAACGAAATCAACTTGCTTTATGCTTTAAAAAATAATTTAATTGAAACTCAAAAGCAAAAGGTTCAAACAGATTACAACGGTGCTATTACTAATACTGCATCAGTTATATCAATAGAAATCCCAATTCAAAATCAAAAAATACTGAATGAAATACAAATTGATTTAAAACAAAATGGAATAGATGTTTTACAAAATTGGCAAGGCAGTTTGCAAGAAATTGCAAGCATGTGTCCATATATTGGAGGCGAAGCTGTTTATCAAGCACGTTCCTATTTATCGCTTAATGGAGACTCATTATTATATGATGATGCTACAATATGCGCAGCAAATGGCATATATAAAATAAAAAGCACATCATTTGAGAACTGTGGAATTCACATTTTACCAAATCCTGCTAAGGATCAAATAACCATACATACCAATTTAAAAACTGATGAAGCTATAAGCCTTGAAATTAAGGATGTGATAGGGAAATTGGTATTGATAACAAATTGTAAACTAAATAATGGTGAGGCAAAAATTTCTTTGGAGCATATTAACCAAGGAACGTTTTTTATTAATATAGGATTAAAAAATGGTATGCTGTATAATGGTAAAATAATTTTGATTCGATGA